A genomic stretch from Kribbella amoyensis includes:
- a CDS encoding DUF6177 family protein, with amino-acid sequence MPNPVELSPAIDLWTDKVVVIMQDRPVVGMSAWLVDALAAAEAAGLGVQLVTPATTRLTFAVRTTLFSSRESRWVVTEPNGEGAYDGLGGSKLQWNGEMFAGVAAGEQDKVDMSPTFVAVDLELPWQLLVTARFRYQALESTVVGKAAERLFTELTGVAPAGWGTAEPVTQPWNVGQLTSYCRRRAPKPTWLSVVGGKDGLSATGSVEIHRRPAGLEEVITMAVATPDGLPTPDDVRKVGERLANSFTLVSFFAQGARGNGEDTNEIPHWTGVPAPMAMAVGSDALESGGLAKAMDLGDAVEIVPEKIGPAAAPVVWYPIGDGKNQLDWNKYSALLGRLVPPGAPVGA; translated from the coding sequence ATGCCTAACCCGGTCGAGCTCAGTCCGGCGATCGACCTGTGGACCGACAAGGTCGTCGTGATCATGCAGGACCGGCCGGTCGTCGGGATGTCCGCGTGGCTGGTGGACGCGCTCGCCGCGGCCGAGGCGGCCGGTCTCGGCGTCCAGCTGGTCACCCCGGCCACGACCCGGCTGACGTTCGCGGTCCGGACCACGCTGTTCAGCAGCCGCGAGTCGCGCTGGGTGGTCACCGAGCCGAACGGCGAGGGCGCGTACGACGGTCTGGGCGGGTCCAAGCTGCAGTGGAACGGCGAGATGTTCGCCGGTGTCGCCGCCGGGGAGCAGGACAAGGTCGACATGAGCCCGACCTTCGTCGCGGTCGACCTGGAGCTGCCCTGGCAGTTGCTGGTCACCGCGCGGTTCCGGTACCAGGCGCTGGAGTCGACCGTCGTCGGCAAGGCCGCCGAGCGGCTGTTCACCGAGCTGACCGGCGTCGCGCCGGCCGGCTGGGGTACCGCCGAGCCGGTCACCCAGCCGTGGAACGTAGGCCAGCTCACCTCGTACTGCCGCCGCCGCGCGCCGAAGCCGACCTGGCTGTCTGTGGTCGGTGGCAAGGACGGCCTGAGCGCGACCGGTTCGGTCGAGATCCACCGCCGCCCGGCCGGGCTGGAGGAGGTCATCACGATGGCCGTCGCCACCCCGGACGGCCTGCCGACGCCGGACGACGTCCGGAAGGTGGGGGAGCGGCTGGCGAACTCGTTCACGCTGGTGTCGTTCTTCGCCCAGGGCGCCCGCGGCAACGGGGAGGACACCAACGAGATCCCGCACTGGACCGGCGTCCCGGCGCCGATGGCGATGGCCGTCGGCAGCGACGCGCTGGAGTCCGGCGGGCTGGCGAAGGCGATGGACCTCGGCGACGCCGTCGAGATCGTGCCGGAGAAGATCGGCCCGGCCGCCGCGCCCGTCGTCTGGTACCCGATCGGTGACGGCAAGAACCAGCTGGACTGGAACAAGTACAGCGCGCTGCTCGGCCGGCTGGTTCCGCCCGGCGCACCGGTCGGGGCGTAG
- the eccCa gene encoding type VII secretion protein EccCa yields the protein MSTRLVHRPARSTRSIDTGQPRVIETPPPGARGKAGGNPMQALMPAVGVLGSVGMMSTMRTGMSAVIGVGVLFLTLVGTFGMAFSQRGRAGKESREQRNRYLDYLERLRDEFGKMERETRKQALALNPPADALVDAVRDPARLWERRRSDPDFLLVRCATGRMPVVPATLASSGSMMDPPDPFMMAEAEALARRFALMPDMPLTIPLDLSGNVSIVGDRDGVVRIARALLLQAAVFHAPEDLEMGASFPPSALDLWQWIGWLPHAVDPERREGPHPFRRIAAKPAELADLIRDEVAARANLASEAKRGSLGDQRRMLQRLLVLHDTYGDVATEVTTADPTLSAGDVGVTVLHLVQDRMQEPSNVAIRVTVQDGEVLVEDLRGGGYMTAQGRLDDTPLATAEGLSRTLAPLRLSEESLEEDASLKTVDFMGLLGIEDPGAVDLDTMWRPRHERAFLRVPLGMDSHGQPVVLDLKESAQLGMGPHGLCIGATGSGKSEVLRTLVMGLLATHSPEDLAMVLIDYKGGATFAPFDGVPHVAGIITNLVDDPSLTERAYASLAGEVQRRQQMLKDAGNVANITDYRLLRRQRPELPPYPHLFVLIDEFGELLTARPDFIDLFLSIGRIGRSIGVHLLLASQRVEGGKLRGLETYLSYRLGLRTFSEEESRTVLDTDDAFHLPPLPGFGYLKVDTSVYQRFRAAYVSGPYKGRVVAEEEKAADGPAVRPYLVTPYQQPDLEKLAAEDKKDEDKDDSTERSTGPTVLGVFVDQVKPAATAVPQVWLPPLPKVCTLDQVGGPVDITAARGLQFAVQAPPMAPAVGVIDDPRKQSQSVYRIDLTRAGGHCALIGGPASGKTTFLRTIVSSLAHSYTPQEVAVYAIDLAGGGLQPLADFPHVGGVAIRTDREKIRRTLEEVRGMLDERELVFRDRGIDTMERLRELHASGQVPELPVADVVLVLDNYGAIKTTFDDLEEPMSDLIQRGSSYGIHVVITMLRWSDVRMATQALFGTVLELRLNDPTDSNIDRRLQETMRNAGAGRLLTPGKKLFAQLALPRVDSLLQDDDLSNAMQGQALALGSAWQGPGAPKVRMLPYRLERKSLPNPQTEAVKVPIGLDETAMAPVLLDLFERDGNLVIFGDTASGKTNLLKLVMQQLIDRYSSDEVVFAVMDPRRGLRGFLPDKYLGGYATSGRVGAGLATGVAGELEKRLPDDLSDAAPAPVAGPKVIVVADDYDLLTSGGQAPMDAFLPYIASGRDISLHFVIARRASGAGRALYEPFLTTVMESGTAGLVLSGDKGEGALFTGATPGNFPAGRGLFVRRGERPSLIQTALADGTTSAPEGEGGNK from the coding sequence GTGTCGACACGACTCGTGCACCGCCCGGCGCGGAGCACCCGGAGTATCGACACCGGGCAGCCGCGGGTCATCGAGACTCCGCCGCCCGGCGCGCGCGGCAAGGCCGGTGGCAACCCGATGCAGGCGCTGATGCCGGCCGTCGGGGTGCTCGGCTCGGTCGGCATGATGAGCACGATGCGGACCGGGATGTCCGCGGTGATCGGTGTCGGGGTGTTGTTCCTCACCTTGGTCGGCACCTTCGGGATGGCGTTCTCGCAACGCGGCCGGGCCGGCAAGGAGAGCCGCGAGCAGCGCAACCGGTACCTGGACTACCTCGAGCGGCTGCGCGACGAGTTCGGCAAGATGGAGCGCGAGACCCGCAAGCAGGCACTCGCCCTGAACCCGCCGGCCGACGCGCTCGTCGACGCGGTGCGCGACCCGGCCCGGCTCTGGGAGCGGCGCCGCAGCGACCCCGACTTCCTGCTGGTGCGCTGCGCGACCGGGCGGATGCCCGTCGTCCCGGCGACCCTGGCCTCGTCCGGTTCGATGATGGACCCGCCGGACCCGTTCATGATGGCCGAGGCGGAGGCGCTGGCCCGCCGGTTCGCGCTGATGCCGGACATGCCGTTGACGATCCCGCTGGACCTGTCCGGCAACGTCAGCATCGTCGGCGACCGTGACGGCGTGGTCCGGATCGCCCGGGCGCTGCTGCTGCAGGCCGCGGTCTTCCACGCGCCCGAGGACCTGGAGATGGGCGCGAGCTTCCCGCCGTCGGCGCTGGACCTGTGGCAGTGGATCGGCTGGCTGCCGCACGCGGTCGACCCGGAGCGCCGCGAGGGCCCGCACCCGTTCCGCCGGATCGCCGCCAAGCCCGCCGAACTGGCCGACCTGATCCGCGACGAGGTCGCCGCCCGGGCGAACCTGGCCAGCGAGGCGAAGCGCGGTTCGCTCGGCGACCAGCGCCGGATGCTGCAGCGCCTCCTGGTCCTGCACGACACGTACGGCGACGTCGCCACCGAGGTCACCACGGCGGACCCGACGCTGAGCGCCGGTGACGTCGGCGTGACGGTGCTGCACCTGGTCCAGGACCGGATGCAGGAGCCGAGCAACGTGGCGATCCGGGTCACCGTCCAGGACGGCGAGGTCCTGGTCGAGGACCTGCGCGGCGGTGGGTACATGACCGCGCAGGGCCGGCTCGACGACACCCCGCTGGCGACGGCCGAGGGGTTGTCCCGCACGCTGGCGCCGCTGCGGCTGTCCGAGGAGTCGCTGGAGGAGGACGCGTCGCTCAAGACCGTCGACTTCATGGGCCTGCTCGGCATCGAGGACCCGGGCGCGGTCGACCTGGACACGATGTGGCGGCCGCGGCACGAGCGCGCGTTCCTGCGCGTCCCGCTCGGCATGGACAGCCACGGCCAGCCGGTCGTACTGGACCTGAAGGAGTCCGCCCAGCTCGGTATGGGTCCGCACGGTCTCTGTATCGGTGCGACCGGTTCCGGTAAGTCCGAGGTACTCCGCACGCTCGTCATGGGCCTGCTCGCGACGCACTCGCCGGAGGACCTGGCGATGGTGCTGATCGACTACAAGGGTGGTGCCACGTTCGCGCCGTTCGACGGCGTCCCGCACGTGGCCGGCATCATCACCAACCTGGTCGACGACCCGAGCCTGACCGAGCGCGCGTACGCGAGCCTGGCGGGCGAGGTGCAGCGCCGGCAGCAGATGCTGAAGGACGCGGGCAACGTCGCCAACATCACCGACTACCGGTTGCTGCGCCGGCAACGACCCGAGCTGCCGCCGTACCCGCACCTGTTCGTGCTGATCGACGAGTTCGGTGAGCTGCTCACCGCCCGGCCGGACTTCATCGACCTGTTCCTCTCGATCGGCCGGATCGGCCGGTCCATCGGCGTCCACCTGCTGCTCGCCAGCCAGCGCGTCGAGGGCGGCAAGCTGCGTGGTCTGGAGACCTACCTGTCGTACCGGCTGGGTCTGCGCACGTTCTCCGAGGAGGAGAGCCGGACCGTGCTCGACACCGACGACGCGTTCCACCTGCCGCCGCTGCCGGGTTTCGGGTACCTCAAGGTCGACACCAGCGTGTACCAGCGGTTCCGCGCGGCGTACGTCTCCGGGCCGTACAAGGGCCGCGTGGTCGCCGAGGAGGAGAAGGCCGCCGACGGTCCCGCCGTCCGCCCGTACCTGGTCACGCCGTACCAGCAGCCCGACCTGGAGAAGCTGGCCGCGGAGGACAAGAAGGACGAGGACAAGGACGACTCCACCGAGCGGTCCACCGGGCCGACGGTGCTCGGCGTGTTCGTCGACCAGGTGAAGCCGGCCGCGACCGCGGTCCCGCAGGTCTGGCTGCCGCCGCTGCCGAAGGTCTGCACCCTGGACCAGGTCGGCGGCCCGGTCGACATCACCGCGGCCCGCGGTCTGCAGTTCGCCGTCCAGGCCCCGCCGATGGCACCCGCGGTCGGTGTGATCGACGACCCGCGCAAGCAGAGCCAGAGCGTCTACCGGATCGACCTGACCCGGGCCGGCGGCCATTGCGCGCTGATCGGCGGACCGGCGTCCGGCAAGACCACCTTCCTGCGCACGATCGTCTCGTCGCTCGCGCACAGCTACACGCCGCAGGAGGTCGCGGTGTACGCGATCGACCTGGCCGGCGGTGGTCTGCAGCCGCTGGCCGACTTCCCGCACGTCGGTGGGGTCGCGATCCGGACCGACCGGGAGAAGATCCGGCGCACGCTCGAAGAGGTCCGCGGCATGCTGGACGAGCGCGAGCTGGTCTTCCGCGATCGCGGCATCGACACGATGGAACGGCTGCGCGAGCTGCACGCGAGCGGCCAGGTCCCGGAGCTGCCGGTCGCCGACGTGGTGCTGGTGCTGGACAACTACGGTGCGATCAAGACCACCTTCGACGACCTCGAAGAGCCGATGAGCGACCTGATCCAGCGCGGCAGCAGCTACGGCATCCACGTCGTCATCACGATGCTGCGCTGGAGCGACGTCCGGATGGCCACCCAGGCGCTGTTCGGCACGGTGCTCGAGCTGCGGCTCAACGACCCGACCGACTCGAACATCGACCGCCGGCTGCAGGAGACGATGCGCAACGCCGGAGCGGGCCGCCTCCTGACCCCTGGGAAGAAGCTGTTCGCGCAGCTCGCGCTGCCCCGGGTGGACAGCCTGCTGCAGGACGACGACCTCAGTAACGCGATGCAGGGCCAGGCGCTCGCGCTCGGCTCCGCGTGGCAGGGTCCCGGCGCGCCGAAGGTCCGGATGCTGCCGTACCGGCTGGAGCGCAAGAGTCTGCCGAACCCGCAGACCGAGGCGGTCAAGGTACCGATCGGCCTGGACGAGACCGCGATGGCGCCGGTGCTGCTCGACCTGTTCGAGCGCGACGGCAACCTGGTTATCTTCGGCGACACGGCCTCCGGTAAGACGAACCTGCTGAAGCTGGTCATGCAGCAGCTGATCGACCGGTACAGCTCCGACGAGGTGGTGTTCGCGGTGATGGATCCGCGGCGCGGCCTGCGCGGGTTCCTGCCGGACAAGTACCTCGGCGGCTACGCGACCAGCGGCCGGGTCGGCGCCGGCCTGGCCACGGGCGTCGCGGGCGAGCTGGAGAAGCGGCTGCCGGACGACCTGAGCGACGCGGCCCCCGCGCCGGTCGCCGGGCCGAAGGTGATCGTGGTCGCGGACGACTACGACCTGCTCACCAGCGGCGGCCAGGCCCCGATGGACGCGTTCCTGCCGTACATCGCGTCCGGCCGCGACATCAGCCTGCACTTCGTCATCGCGCGCCGGGCCAGTGGCGCCGGCCGCGCGCTGTACGAGCCGTTCCTGACCACGGTGATGGAGAGCGGGACGGCCGGGCTGGTGCTCTCCGGCGACAAGGGCGAGGGCGCGCTGTTCACCGGTGCGACGCCGGGCAACTTCCCGGCCGGCCGCGGACTGTTCGTCCGCCGTGGTGAGCGGCCGTCGCTGATCCAGACCGCACTGGCGGACGGTACGACGTCCGCCCCTGAGGGAGAAGGCGGAAACAAGTGA